CCGCCACGGCCAGAACCGGTGCGCTCGCCCGACCGGGGTCGGCCACGAGGTCGCGATCGTCCAGGTCGACGGCGAAGGCGTAGTCCTCGGGAGTCTCCCCCAACTCCGACTCGACCCACGAGTCCGCCTCCCAACGCACGATTTCCTCGGGGCGACCGCGGCTCCCGCCGGTCAGGACCACGCGAGCGACCGTGACTCCTCGACCGCCGACCGCCGCTACCAGGCGGGGTTTGCCGGGGAGGCTCTTCAACGTTTCGGCCAGCGCCGAGCCCCGAGCCTCGTCGCCTTCGAACCCGTCGTGGAGCCGGACTCCGACGACCTCGGGCTCGTCGCCCGCGTGATCGACGACCACGGTCCTTATACGATCGCCTCCGACGTCGATGCCGGCGGAGGTCGATTCGGGTGTTCGCGCAGGTAGCCAGCGCATCAGAAGGGTCCCACCAGTCCGGTGAGAACGATCGGTCGACGGAGTGAGGGAAGAGCGAGGGATTCGGCGGCCCAACACGCGGAGGCTCTGATGCTCGACGAATCCCGGAGCGCCACCCACCCTCCTGCGCGCACGAGCCCTCTGACGTCGGATCCGGACTCGATCGTCACGTTCCCCGCAGCCATTATGTAGCCGCTGTGAGCGTGGCCGGAGAGAGTGAGGTCGCCCAACCCGACCAGAAGGCCGGTTCCGGCCGCTCCCCCGGTGCGAAGATGACCGTCGGCCACCACCACCGTCGTGTCGTTGATCCGTAGCGCCAGCGAGTCCGCATCGAGAAGCCCGAGAGCGAGCGGGAAGCTGCCTGAAAGGGATACCGCCGGCAAAGTCGGGCGCAGCGCGGCGACCCGGCCGCCCCAACCGCACCCGGACGGCGGGGCGTTGATCGTGTCGGCGAAGGCGACCGTCTCCACCGCGGTCCCCGCTTCGCGCTGGAATGACCTTGCGGCCACCAGCGCCCGCGCCGCCGCTACCTGAGCCGCCGGGTCCATGATCCATACCGCATTCGCGACGACGGGTGAAACCACCCGCCCGACCCTGGCTTCGCCCCGGACCAGCCAGAACTCGTCGGAGAGTCGGAGGAGCTCGGCCGTGTACGAAATCCGTCCGGCGGAGTCGGAAATGGCGCCGCCGGTCGACCAGACCGCTGTTGCGTAGCTGGTCGGGGTGACGCCCAGCGCGAGCAGGCGCGCCGTGCCCATCTCGGCCGCCCCACGCGCCTGAAGCTGCATGACCCCGGCCCGGGCCACGCGGTACTCGCGCTGGGCGACCACGATCATCCCGTGTGCGAGGGCGGTCAGGGCCAAAGCGACGACGAGGACGGAAACGAGTGCCGTCCCGTTAACGCCGGCCGGTCCGCCAGCCGTCTGTTCGCGGCCAGAGTCGGTGCTGGGCCGGAAGCTTCGCCGGCCGTTCACGGGGCGCCGCCGGTCAGCCGGGTCCACCTCCGCCAGCTGGTGTCCTTGGCGGTGAGCAGAAGATGAAACCCTCCCAGGCTGTCCACGAAGCGGGTGCCCGGGGTCCGCAGCGCGCCCGGCGTGATGGGCTGCCGACTGCCGGATCCGGCGAGGTTCTTTCGCGGGCGGCTTCGGTAGGAGAGAACGGTGTCGACCACATGGTAGGATCCGCGCTCCCAGTGCCTTCCCACCATCGGAACCGCCGATGGCGCCGGGTCGACGATCCAGCGACGGAGATCGAACGTCGTATCGGCCGGACACTTCGACGAGACCCTGCGGTCGTCTACGAGATCGAGCTGCTCCCACCGGCCGTTCGACCCGAGTACGGCCACCGAGTCCTTGCGCGCGTTCGGAAGACGTACGCCCTGCCACCGTACGTAGAGGGTGTCCCCCGACGTTAGGGAGAGGCAGACCAGCCCCACGCCGCGGTAGGCGCGCAAGCTTACCGAATCCGGCGGGAATCCCCGCCAGTCCGCGCCCTCCAGGCCCAGTCCGAGATCGGCGGCGATGGCGCTGCGGGCCACCCGCAGAACGACCAGTCGATCGACCTCCTCCCGCATGCCCTCCTGGAGCTCGTGCGTTCCCAGAAGCGCCTGGAGCGCGATGTGCGCGACCGCCGCGCCCAGGGTGAGAGCGATCAGCGACTCGAGGATCGTCCAGCCGCCGTTCCCCGTGCTCGGGCGCCGGCTCACCGCACCGCACCGCGTACCGCGAAGGAGTCCGCTCCCGGAACCCGCGCGGTGATGGTGAAGAGGTCGAGGGAATCGATCACCCACGATATGACCAGCCGGTCGGCGCTGTCGCGCCCGTTCACGCTCCCTGACCGCGACAGCGAGTCCCAGACAGCGTGGACTCGAACCAGATTCGATTCTAGGGCGCTCGTTCGATTCATCCGGGCAAGCGCCGTCGTCGCCATGCCCATCGCTCCAAGCACCGCGACTTCGGCGACGACCAGGGCCACGAGCGTCTCGACCAGCGTGAACCCGCGAGCTTTCAGCCTCAAGCCCGGGCTCGGGCGCGGCCCGCTCACTTGCGCTTCACCCTTCCGTAAGAGGAGATCACCAGCTCCTTCGAGACCGGACCGCGGCTCAGGGTGATGGTCTGACTTGCGACCGAACCGAGCCCAAGGGAGTTGAACCGCAGGGTTCGACTAGATCGAGGAAGGCCGTTTCCTCCGGTTCCCAGGCTGACGGCGACCCCGAAGTCGGCAAGAGCCAGCGGCGCGTAGCTCGAGTCCGGCGTCTCCACCCAGACCCGCCAGGGAGAGTTCGCGACGGTGATCTCCGCGCTCCCGGTCTCGATCGCGCGGCCGCGACCTTCCGCTATGACGGCCGCCAGAGCCTCTCGTGCGGCATTGAGTCTGAGGTGATCGCCGAACCGGAGCGCGGGCGGGAGAACCGCCGCTGCGCCAAGCGAGGCCAGGAGAAGCGCCGTCGAGGTCTCGACCAGGGTGAATCCTCGTCGCCGGCTCGCTGACCACCTGCGCGACTCCGCAGATTCCCCATGACCGCCCGGCATCAGCGCACGCATGTTATGTGACCGTCGTTGGCGGCGGTATCCGAGCCGATGGCGGGTTTCGACGCGACCGCTCCCGAAAAGGTCATGCACCCCTGCGAGCTGGCGAGACCCTTGTGCGAGGCCGTCGCCGCCCAACCTGTGGTGGTCGAGGCCGTGATCGACACGGTGACCCCGGAGGAGGCGACGAATTCGAGCTCGCCGATGGAGCCGGCATAGTTGAGCGAGTCCGCGTGGCGCACCTCCTGATGGAGAGCCAGGCTGCGCAGATCGGATTGGAGAGTGGCGAAGTAGGCTCGCTCGCGCGCGTCGCTGAAGCGAGGGATGGCGACGGATGTGAGTATGCCGATGATCACGATCACGACGAGGAGTTCGACGAGGGTGAAGCCGGACCGAGGCCCTGGCCGTCGCCCGCGCCCGAGGGGGACCGTGCCGGCGGTGTTCGGGTTCGACGGGTCGCGTCCGGGCGCCGCCGATCCTGTCGGGCAGCCCGCGCGCTTGAGGAATTCGTACATTTTTCGTCTCCTGAGATGCTGGTTGGTTGGGGCGATGCCCGTCGCAGATCGACGGGCGGGCGGCCGTGCCCATGCGTGGGCCGCGCTTCCCGGGAAAGATGGATGTTCGGGCGGGACAAATGAATGGCGTCTTGGGACGTCGATTCGGACGTGCGCAAACGTGTGCTGAAAATCCGGATGGGGATGTCGCCGGGAACCAGTAGGAAGGCGAACCCACCGCGAAGAAGGTGTCGGTCGGGTCGACGACCTTCTCACCGGCGGTCCGCGGACGGTGCGCCGCCGAAAGCGTGCACGAGCCCGCCAGCTGCGGAACCCGACGGCAGTTCGCCGGCACCTATCGGTCCGTGTACGGACCTCTCACGTCATGCGAACGGCGCTTTATCCACCCCGGACCGCAGCGCTCGGCGCCGATCTTCGGTCGCTTGAATGCTCCGCTCTCCTTTGTCGCGCCTTGGCGCGCCCTGCCGGCTCGCCACGTCGCCGCTCGCGAGATGTCAACGGCGGGTCAGTCGCGTCGCCGCTTCTCCATCACGAATGCGGCGAGGTTCGCGCCGGCCAGTGCGGCCAGGATCCCTACGCCGATATTGAGCCAGAGCCCGATCAGGTCGGAATCGTACCACATCTCGACCTCGGAGACGCCTGCCGGGACCGGCACCGCCCGGAGGGCGTGATAAGCCCGCAGAACCTCGGTTTCGGCTCCGTCGACCCGGGCCGACCACGCCGGATACCAGTTGTCGGCGATCACCAGAAGCGCCGGGCCGTCCGATTCCACCCGGAGCTTCAGGCGGTCGGGTTCGCGCTCGATCCAGGTGACGCTTCCCTGCGCCGGATCGGCGAGCTCGATCGGCGGCGGCTTTGCAAGGACCACCTCCGCTGCGGGATCGAAGTCGTCCGAGAGCATGTAGGGGACCGCCTCCGCATCCGTCTTCACCACGGCTCTGCCGACGAGTCTGGCGCGGGCGAGCCCGGGTTCCCGAATTATGGTTTCGTGGGGCACCCCGTTCCGGCTGGTCCGGCTCATTACCGCAGCTCCCAACAGTGCGTCCGGTTCGGCCGGCGGCCAGAATCCGGCCTCGCGAACGCCCGCCGTCGAGTTGACTACCGACACTCCCAGCTCGGCGTCGGGCCAGAGCACGTAACGCACGTTGAGCAGAGCCCGAATCCGGTGGCTCGTGTAAAGGTGCCTAGGTGCGCTCGACCCCTCCATGCCGATGAGTTGCCGATAGAAAGCCAGATCGTTCGGATGGTGCCCTCCGGCCAGCTCGATGCCATGGAGGGCCGGTTTGATGTCCTGCCCGTTTCCGCGGTCCTTGTAGGAAAGCAGTCGGTAGGGCTCCGGAGAGCCTGCGCGATCGTCGATGATCGATTGGAGGGCCGCCCCCGGTTGCGCCCAAGTCTCGAAGTCGAAGGTCTGGATGAACGCTCGGTCGATGCGGATGGGGTCGACGATGACCAGGAGGAGGATTCCGCCGGCGAGGGCCCGGGATCCCAGCCTTCCGTTCGCGTAACTCCACCCCAGGGCGGCGAGCGCGCCGACGAGGAGGAATGCGATCCACCCGCCCTGCTGGATATGGGGGAGCGCGACGGCGAGGCGTTGTGCCCGCTCCGGGGTTATTTCGCCGTACACCGTTCCGGTCCAGAGCGAAGTCAGAATACCGGCCTGGAGCAACAGGGCGACGACGCCCACGCCGCCGGCGGCGACGACCAGAAATTTGAGCCATCTCCGAGGCTGTCGGCGACGGTCGAGGGGACGCAGAATGCGGTCGACTCCGAAACCCGCAAGGGTGGCGACGGCGAAGCCGAAGAGGTACATCGCCTGCGAAGGCGCCCTGAACAGATCGATGCCTGGAACGACCTCGTAGAAGATGCGCCATACCGGCGTGTTGGCTCCGAGGGCGAAAGCCGCGGCTGTGACACCCAGCCCCAGCATGAACCAGCGCAGTCTGCGTCTCGCCGCTCCCGCGAAGGAAGCCGCCGCCAGCACCAGCACGACGAGGCCCGCGTACTCGCTGTTCAGCTTGAAGGCGTTGCGTCCCCAGTAGGTGCCGGTCGCCCAACCCGGTTCCCGTCCCACGTCGGCTCCAGGAAATTCGGGTACGATCAGTCCGAACGCCTCTTCGGGGTGGATCGACCACGAGCTCGACCAGGCGATCGCCTCCTCGCCTGTCGTCGCCTCGGAGGTCAGCGACCGGCGGGACCAGTTTGAGACGTGGTCGAAGGCCGGAAAGAGGAGACTGCCGGTCAAGGCGGCCCCTACCAGCGACGCCCCCAGGAAGGAACCGAACCCCACGAGCGGCCTAGTCATGCCTCCCGG
The Gemmatimonadota bacterium genome window above contains:
- a CDS encoding prepilin-type N-terminal cleavage/methylation domain-containing protein, producing MRALMPGGHGESAESRRWSASRRRGFTLVETSTALLLASLGAAAVLPPALRFGDHLRLNAAREALAAVIAEGRGRAIETGSAEITVANSPWRVWVETPDSSYAPLALADFGVAVSLGTGGNGLPRSSRTLRFNSLGLGSVASQTITLSRGPVSKELVISSYGRVKRK
- a CDS encoding prepilin-type N-terminal cleavage/methylation domain-containing protein yields the protein MYEFLKRAGCPTGSAAPGRDPSNPNTAGTVPLGRGRRPGPRSGFTLVELLVVIVIIGILTSVAIPRFSDARERAYFATLQSDLRSLALHQEVRHADSLNYAGSIGELEFVASSGVTVSITASTTTGWAATASHKGLASSQGCMTFSGAVASKPAIGSDTAANDGHITCVR